In Salvelinus namaycush isolate Seneca chromosome 37, SaNama_1.0, whole genome shotgun sequence, the following are encoded in one genomic region:
- the psenen gene encoding gamma-secretase subunit PEN-2 yields MNLERLPNEEKLTLCRKYYLGGFAFLPFLWLVNVVWFFKEAFVKPTYTEQLQIKTYVKRSGLGLLLWVAVLTTWITIFQHFRAEWGEVGDYLSFTIPLGIP; encoded by the exons ATGAACCTAGAGCGCCTTCCCAATGAGGAGAAACTCACCCTCTGCAGGAAATACTATTTAG ggggaTTTGCATTCCTTCCGTTCCTGTGGCTGGTGAATGTGGTGTGGTTTTTCAAAGAGGCCTTTGTAAAGCCAACATATACTGAACAACTCCAGATCAAAACAT ATGTAAAGCGTTCAGGGCTGGGGTTGCTACTGTGGGTTGCAGTACTCACCACATGGATAACCATATTCCAACACTTCAGAGCAGAATGGGGTGAGGTGGGCGACTACCTCTCCTTCACCATTCCACTTGGCATTCCCTGA
- the LOC120031667 gene encoding alpha-crystallin A chain-like — protein MGVKGCSNHWIFYFDLRREMDFDLPPTLPASGIAWERVLPPLLPRLNRTFGLSSFTPSERLTPVTEHTGPAQVCCDHSQFTVQVDVKHFNPEELMVKVTGDFVEVQGKHKEKKDGSGLVTRQFNQRYTIPEGVDSMALESAVSPEGILIISAPMLQGENSTHRSHSEP, from the exons ATGGGTGTGAAAGGCTGTAGTAATCACTGGATATTTTATTTTGACCTCAGACGTGAAATGGACTTTGATCTGCCACCCACTTTGCCAGCCAGTGGTATCGCATGGGAGAGGGTCCTCCCGCCTCTTCTTCCCAGGCTGAACAGGACATTCGGGCTGTCCTCATTCACGCCGTCGGAGCGGCTCACCCCAGTGACGGAGCACACTGGCCCTGCACAG GTGTGTTGTGACCACAGTCAATTCACAGTTCAGGTTGATGTGAAACACTTCAACCCAGAGGAGTTGATGGTCAAGGTGACAGGAGACTTTGTGGAGGTCCAAGGGAAACACAAAGAGAAAAAA GATGGGTCAGGGCTGGTGACGCGACAGTTCAACCAGCGCTACACGATTCCAGAGGGAGTGGACTCCATGGCTCTGGAGTCGGCTGTGTCGCCTGAAGGCATCCTCATCATATCTGCCCCTATGCTGCAGGGGGAGAACTCCACACACCGGTCCCACTCAGAACCATGA